The proteins below come from a single Dermatophilaceae bacterium Soc4.6 genomic window:
- a CDS encoding MmcQ/YjbR family DNA-binding protein, whose translation MREPELVRSMRKLCLAFPRTVERTSHGVPSWFVGEKRMFAALAHHHHDDRIACWVAAQDGVQRHLLEDDPHLFFRPPYVGARGWIGMWLDRDPEWDRVEQLVDEAWRAVAGPRLVRAYDGQR comes from the coding sequence ATGCGCGAGCCCGAGCTGGTGAGGTCGATGCGCAAGCTGTGCCTGGCCTTCCCCCGCACCGTCGAGCGCACCAGCCACGGGGTCCCCTCGTGGTTCGTGGGTGAGAAGCGGATGTTCGCCGCCTTGGCCCACCACCACCACGACGACCGCATCGCCTGCTGGGTGGCCGCCCAGGACGGTGTGCAGCGTCACCTGCTCGAGGACGACCCGCACCTGTTCTTCCGACCTCCCTACGTCGGTGCCAGGGGGTGGATCGGCATGTGGCTCGACCGCGACCCCGAGTGGGACCGCGTCGAGCAGCTCGTCGACGAGGCGTGGCGCGCCGTGGCCGGACCTCGCCTGGTCAGGGCCTACGACGGCCAGCGCTGA
- a CDS encoding cysteine desulfurase family protein produces MPHYLDHAATTPMRPSSVAAMSEVLARTGNASSLHTSGRAARRVVEESREQVAAALGARPSEVVFTSGGTEADNLALWGTLTARRDADARRSRVVASAVEHHAVLDTVDFLVEHEGAQVTWVAPDADGVVTPEAVRRAVESDPSSVALVTVMWANNEVGTVQDVEAIGQVAHEHGIPLHSDAVQAVGHLPVDVAASGVDLVAVSAHKLGGPVGVGALVCKRDAALVPLSHGGGQERGVRSGTLDVAAIRSFAVAIGETVADREVEAKRLTALRDRLLESAMALGGGIRPGGYWAPGDHTRRLPGNAHLLVPGCEGDSLLYLLDAAGVECSTGSACQAGVPQPSHVLLAMGLSEDEARGALRVTLGHTTVEADVDAFLAALPGAVERARRAAGAR; encoded by the coding sequence GTGCCCCACTACCTCGACCACGCCGCGACCACGCCCATGCGTCCGTCGTCGGTCGCGGCGATGAGCGAGGTCCTGGCCCGCACGGGCAACGCGTCGTCGCTGCACACGTCGGGTCGAGCCGCCAGGCGTGTCGTGGAGGAGTCGCGCGAGCAGGTGGCGGCGGCGCTGGGCGCTCGTCCTTCCGAGGTGGTCTTCACCTCCGGCGGCACCGAGGCCGACAACCTCGCCCTGTGGGGCACCCTCACCGCGCGACGCGACGCCGACGCTCGGCGCTCGCGCGTCGTGGCGAGTGCGGTCGAGCACCACGCGGTCCTCGACACCGTCGACTTCCTCGTCGAGCACGAGGGCGCGCAGGTCACCTGGGTCGCCCCGGATGCCGACGGGGTGGTGACCCCCGAAGCCGTCCGGCGTGCGGTCGAGAGCGACCCGTCGTCGGTGGCCCTCGTGACCGTGATGTGGGCCAACAACGAGGTCGGCACCGTGCAGGACGTCGAGGCCATCGGCCAGGTCGCGCACGAGCACGGCATCCCCCTGCACAGCGACGCCGTGCAGGCCGTCGGCCACCTGCCGGTCGACGTCGCGGCCTCGGGTGTCGACCTCGTCGCGGTGAGCGCGCACAAGCTGGGTGGCCCCGTGGGCGTGGGCGCCCTCGTCTGCAAGCGCGACGCGGCGCTCGTGCCCCTCAGCCACGGTGGGGGCCAGGAGCGCGGCGTGCGCAGCGGCACCCTCGACGTCGCCGCCATCCGTTCCTTCGCTGTGGCGATCGGCGAGACCGTCGCCGATCGAGAGGTGGAGGCCAAGCGGCTGACCGCCTTGCGCGACCGGCTGCTCGAGAGTGCCATGGCCCTCGGCGGAGGGATCCGCCCGGGTGGGTACTGGGCCCCGGGCGACCACACGCGTCGGCTGCCCGGCAACGCTCACCTGCTGGTGCCCGGGTGCGAGGGGGACTCGCTGCTCTACCTGCTCGACGCCGCCGGCGTCGAGTGCTCCACCGGCTCAGCGTGCCAGGCCGGCGTTCCCCAGCCGAGCCACGTGCTGCTCGCGATGGGTCTGTCGGAGGACGAGGCGCGAGGGGCGCTGCGGGTGACGCTCGGTCACACCACCGTCGAGGCCGATGTCGACGCCTTCCTGGCTGCCCTGCCCGGCGCCGTCGAGCGGGCCCGTCGGGCTGCGGGCGCACGCTGA
- a CDS encoding PPOX class F420-dependent oxidoreductase: MPQTASTTDVDLEALLAFVRPRHRVILTTFRRDGSPQSSPVSAGVDQQGRIVVSSYPERAKVRNARRDARASVLVLSDDFDGAWVQLDGAVEVIDLPDALEPLVDYFRAISGEHPDWDDYRQAMLRQGKCLIRVTPQRWGPVATGGFPPSRGGSTGGSGDPEGHRPD, translated from the coding sequence ATGCCGCAGACCGCCAGCACCACCGACGTCGACCTCGAGGCGCTGCTCGCCTTCGTGCGGCCTCGTCACCGTGTGATCCTCACGACCTTCCGCCGGGACGGCTCGCCCCAGAGCTCACCGGTGTCGGCCGGGGTCGACCAGCAGGGCCGTATCGTCGTCTCGAGCTATCCCGAGCGGGCGAAGGTGCGCAACGCCAGGCGTGATGCGCGGGCCAGCGTGCTCGTGCTGTCCGACGACTTCGACGGAGCGTGGGTGCAGCTCGACGGTGCGGTCGAGGTGATCGACCTGCCTGACGCGCTGGAGCCCCTGGTCGACTACTTCAGGGCCATCTCGGGCGAGCACCCCGACTGGGACGACTACCGGCAGGCGATGCTCCGACAGGGCAAGTGCCTCATCCGCGTCACACCGCAGCGGTGGGGTCCGGTGGCCACCGGGGGTTTCCCGCCGAGTCGTGGCGGCAGCACCGGGGGCAGCGGGGACCCCGAGGGCCACCGGCCCGACTGA
- a CDS encoding DUF2945 domain-containing protein, translating to MTAIRKGTSVSWNTPQGTTHGKTVERRTSDFTFDGQHFRPTDDDPYWIVESSTSGSRAAHKQSSLTRA from the coding sequence ATGACCGCGATCCGCAAGGGCACGTCGGTGTCCTGGAACACACCTCAGGGCACCACCCACGGCAAGACGGTGGAGAGGCGTACGAGCGACTTCACCTTCGACGGCCAGCACTTCCGGCCGACCGACGACGACCCCTACTGGATCGTCGAGTCGAGCACGAGTGGGTCGCGCGCAGCCCACAAGCAGTCGAGCCTGACGCGGGCCTGA
- a CDS encoding GNAT family protein, translating to MRLEPMGVQHLDGLWPMFLDEDVRVGSGTMHQFAREQLRAGLAKAATREDRADWAVVRVVDAAVIGEVVLMDLDEEVEAMTFRIALSGPTVFGRGYGTQATQLVRDFALGALGLHRLALEVNADNLAALTVYRRCGFRLEGVRRDAGRRDGRWFDVHEMALLAGDDRP from the coding sequence GTGCGTCTCGAACCCATGGGGGTCCAGCACCTCGACGGGCTGTGGCCGATGTTCCTCGACGAGGACGTGCGGGTGGGCAGCGGCACGATGCACCAGTTCGCCCGTGAGCAGCTGCGGGCCGGGCTGGCCAAGGCGGCCACCCGCGAGGACCGCGCCGACTGGGCCGTCGTGCGCGTCGTCGACGCCGCCGTCATCGGCGAGGTCGTCCTGATGGACCTCGACGAGGAGGTCGAGGCCATGACCTTCCGCATCGCCCTCAGTGGGCCGACCGTGTTCGGCCGGGGCTACGGCACGCAGGCCACGCAGCTGGTCCGAGACTTCGCGCTCGGCGCGCTGGGGCTGCACCGACTGGCCCTCGAGGTCAATGCCGACAACCTCGCCGCCCTCACGGTCTACCGACGGTGCGGCTTCCGCCTCGAGGGAGTGCGCCGAGACGCCGGTCGACGCGACGGGCGGTGGTTCGACGTCCACGAGATGGCGTTGCTGGCCGGTGACGACCGGCCCTGA
- the mnmA gene encoding tRNA 2-thiouridine(34) synthase MnmA — MRVVAAMSGGVDSAVAAARMLEAGHEVVGVHLALSQNAARLREGARGCCTIEDAGDARRVADVLGIPFYVWDMSDRFRRDVIDDFTQEYAAGRTPNPCLRCNEKIKFAALLDKAVALGFDAVATGHYAQVVERPHGARELHRAIDPGKDQSYVLGVLDADQLARAFFPLGDTLKIQVREEAAGRGFAVSRKPDSHDICFIPDGDTRGWLTRRLGEQPGDLVDSDGQVVGQHSGAYGFTVGQRRGLGLERSSLDGDPRFVVRVEAPTNTVVIGTADLLGVDVVEGGHARWCGPAPDGVVEVGAQLRAHGEEVPATAWARGDSVHVRLTQQVRGVAPGQSVVLYDGTRVLGSATITSTGRA, encoded by the coding sequence ATGCGGGTCGTCGCCGCGATGAGCGGTGGGGTCGACTCGGCCGTGGCCGCAGCGCGGATGCTCGAGGCGGGCCACGAGGTCGTGGGCGTGCACCTCGCCCTCAGCCAGAACGCCGCGAGACTGCGCGAGGGTGCGCGCGGGTGCTGCACCATCGAGGACGCCGGAGACGCCCGCCGGGTCGCCGACGTGCTCGGCATCCCCTTCTACGTGTGGGACATGAGTGACCGGTTCCGCCGCGACGTCATCGACGACTTCACGCAGGAGTACGCAGCGGGTCGCACCCCCAACCCCTGCCTGCGGTGCAACGAGAAGATCAAGTTCGCCGCGCTCCTCGACAAGGCCGTGGCCCTCGGTTTCGACGCGGTGGCCACCGGTCACTACGCCCAGGTGGTCGAGCGCCCGCACGGCGCCCGTGAGCTGCACCGGGCCATCGACCCGGGCAAGGACCAGTCCTACGTGCTGGGGGTCCTCGACGCCGACCAGCTCGCCCGCGCCTTCTTCCCGCTCGGCGACACCCTCAAGATCCAGGTGCGCGAGGAGGCCGCCGGCCGCGGGTTCGCGGTCTCCCGCAAGCCCGACAGCCACGACATCTGCTTCATCCCCGACGGCGACACCCGGGGCTGGCTGACGCGCCGGCTGGGTGAGCAGCCGGGCGATCTCGTCGACAGCGACGGCCAGGTCGTCGGGCAGCACTCCGGCGCCTACGGCTTCACCGTCGGGCAGCGTCGTGGTCTCGGGCTGGAGCGCAGCAGCCTCGACGGCGACCCGCGGTTCGTCGTGCGCGTCGAGGCCCCCACCAACACCGTGGTCATCGGCACCGCCGACCTGCTGGGCGTCGACGTCGTCGAGGGTGGACACGCCCGGTGGTGCGGCCCGGCGCCCGACGGGGTGGTCGAGGTCGGTGCCCAGCTGCGGGCCCACGGCGAGGAGGTGCCGGCGACCGCCTGGGCCCGAGGCGACAGCGTCCACGTGCGCCTGACCCAGCAGGTGCGGGGTGTCGCGCCGGGCCAGTCGGTGGTCCTCTACGACGGCACGCGCGTGCTCGGCTCGGCGACGATCACCTCGACCGGCCGCGCCTGA
- a CDS encoding methionine synthase, whose product MTTASGIGSWPGTDIREVLRLVRDSLGSLGSASETAGALAVDDGPAPDVHGLPYLPELPQRGPGADLVGRGAGLLVDLPVDLQPSGWRLVDHPGRDAGRTTSLMSQDLDELAEAYDGWTGRLKLQMAGPWSLAASIWLPRGERVLVDEGAMRYLVESLTEGVRAHLATVQRLVPGAQLVLQLDEPSLPAVLEGLLPTASGYGRVRVIDPTDALTALREVLGAAGGRDCLVHCCAPGAPLSLLRETGAGLAVDTAQLGPRGWEGVAVAVDEGLPLYAGCVATDPATSARTAPREVADTLVAQWDRLDLPLASLGWVVVTPSCGLGTLTPEAARRTHRLTVETATELTERAVD is encoded by the coding sequence GTGACGACGGCGAGTGGTATCGGATCCTGGCCCGGCACCGACATCCGTGAGGTCCTGCGGCTGGTCAGGGACAGCCTCGGATCACTCGGCTCGGCCAGCGAGACCGCCGGAGCGCTCGCCGTCGACGACGGGCCTGCCCCCGACGTGCACGGGCTGCCCTACCTGCCGGAGCTGCCGCAGCGCGGGCCCGGGGCCGACCTCGTGGGCCGGGGGGCCGGCCTGCTCGTCGACCTGCCGGTCGACCTGCAGCCCTCAGGGTGGCGCCTGGTGGACCACCCGGGCCGCGACGCGGGCCGCACGACCTCGCTGATGTCGCAAGACCTCGACGAGCTCGCCGAGGCCTACGACGGGTGGACGGGACGGCTGAAGCTGCAGATGGCGGGGCCGTGGAGCCTCGCGGCCAGCATCTGGCTGCCGCGCGGTGAGCGGGTGCTGGTCGACGAGGGCGCGATGCGCTATCTGGTCGAGTCGCTCACTGAGGGGGTGCGGGCCCACCTGGCCACCGTCCAGCGGCTGGTGCCCGGGGCGCAGCTCGTGCTGCAGCTCGACGAGCCGTCGCTGCCCGCCGTGCTCGAGGGGCTGCTCCCGACCGCCTCGGGCTACGGCCGGGTGCGGGTCATCGACCCGACCGATGCCCTCACAGCGCTGCGGGAGGTGCTCGGGGCGGCAGGGGGGCGGGACTGCCTCGTGCACTGCTGCGCACCCGGCGCACCCCTGTCGCTCCTGCGCGAGACCGGCGCCGGTCTCGCCGTCGACACCGCCCAGCTCGGCCCCCGGGGGTGGGAGGGGGTCGCCGTCGCCGTCGACGAGGGCCTGCCGCTGTATGCGGGGTGCGTCGCGACCGACCCCGCCACCTCGGCACGCACCGCGCCGCGTGAGGTGGCCGACACGTTGGTGGCGCAGTGGGACCGCCTCGACCTGCCGCTCGCCTCACTGGGCTGGGTTGTGGTCACCCCGTCGTGCGGGTTGGGCACCCTGACCCCCGAGGCGGCTCGCCGGACTCACCGTCTGACCGTCGAGACGGCCACCGAGCTCACCGAGCGGGCCGTCGACTGA